The Zygotorulaspora mrakii chromosome 6, complete sequence genome includes the window ATGAAGGCTATTACCGTTAGAATTTTCCCATGTTGTTGATGAGGCACTACCACTTATGGATTTTGCCGCGATTTCATCATCTGGGTTTGCCTGAATATGTGCCTGTGGCACTGAATTGTTAACAGATTcgaattgttgaaattttgcTTGCTGTCGTAGCGCGTTCTCTGCTAAATTAGGCTGTGGATCTTGACGTTGTGTCTGACGTTGCACATGACGTTGCGTTTGGGCTTGAGATTGATTCTGAATTTGGCTCGGTATTTGCGTTTGCATCGGCTGGTGGTCGAATCTTGGAGGTAAAGGTGGCGGTTGAGTATTATACAAATTTTCTAGAGTCTCTAAATCTTCACTTAGCTGATTAATCTGCCCATTTGAAATAGATATTCTTCTCCTTTTCACAGGCTCGTCCAACGATGTTAGGGAACTCTGGAAAATTGGCGGATTTGTTAGCGGAAAATGGGTTACATCGATGCCAAATGGTTGAAAGAATGGCGATAAATATTCTTGCGTCGATGGGTCGTTAATTGTGTGAGAGTTAGAGTTACTGAATGAGGCAGATGCAAGGTTGTTCTTCGTACCATTGGTATTACTGTTGAAATCAACGTGATGGCCAGCACCAGCAGCACTGCTATAAGTATTCGCATGGGCAATGGCATTACCATTGGGTACCCACTTATTGGCATGGGTACCCCCACCCTCTGCCAACGGCGAAAACTGCGCAGCGTTAATCCCATCTCCAAAGTATGATGAAGCAGGCTGTACCGATTGCGACCTTGGTGAAGCCTGTCGCATCCCTTGAACAAAACCAGTTGTTGAACCCTGAAGACTCTGACCGTCAGGCTGAAGATTTGCTACGCCTGCGGTACTCACACCGACATCCACGCCCGGAAAACTAGTAGTATGCAAGGGAGAATACTCGttttccatatttttcCTGTATTAGAACAGttataatttttcagcGTTAGCTTTTCTATTCTCTACTAG containing:
- the CST6 gene encoding Cst6p (similar to Saccharomyces cerevisiae ACA1 (YER045C) and CST6 (YIL036W); ancestral locus Anc_7.211), with amino-acid sequence MENEYSPLHTTSFPGVDVGVSTAGVANLQPDGQSLQGSTTGFVQGMRQASPRSQSVQPASSYFGDGINAAQFSPLAEGGGTHANKWVPNGNAIAHANTYSSAAGAGHHVDFNSNTNGTKNNLASASFSNSNSHTINDPSTQEYLSPFFQPFGIDVTHFPLTNPPIFQSSLTSLDEPVKRRRISISNGQINQLSEDLETLENLYNTQPPPLPPRFDHQPMQTQIPSQIQNQSQAQTQRHVQRQTQRQDPQPNLAENALRQQAKFQQFESVNNSVPQAHIQANPDDEIAAKSISGSASSTTWENSNGNSLHCSDVLSQQRSSQQVAVDVSPAPVKRSSSSSSNSSYNNRMSDPIPGTNAWKRARLLERNRMAASKCRQRKKVAQLQLQKDFGVISAENKVMKRKLDYYEKLVAKFKRFSEAHLRKCSGSDDSLDIIEEMLMIDSGIKEVDDSGLIVKLEDN